From one Deinococcus sp. YIM 134068 genomic stretch:
- the lysS gene encoding lysine--tRNA ligase → MSDQPPAPEGRPNGLHEQTVSRLNNLDAWRQAGFEAFPYRFDQTHHARDVLAAHPDVEAGQEWPGETYALAGRVTLLRHMGKAAFADLSDEDGQIQLHFSKQDTEGFDATKKIDLGDIIGVVGFPFVTRTGQLTLRVKSWQPLVKSLHPLPSKFHGLQDEELRARRRYLDLMVSPERRGAYRVRAQAIRHIRRFLDERGFMEVEGPTLQVVPGGTEARPFKTFHNALGHEFSLRISLELYLKRLLVGGFERVYEIGRNYRNEGIDRTHNPEFTMLEAYFAYGDYTDMMRLVEEMLHGLVMEVKGEPRLTYQGQEVDFSLPFRRLDFVTALRGAAGLDFDPTDLARLRAWTDERHPELRKVPDYKLLDKLFGEYVEHTLIQPTFVTDVPLAISPLVKAHRSRPGLSERADLFVAGFELAPIYSELNDALDQRARFEAQSARREAGDDEAHEQDEDFLLALEYGMPPAAGMGMGMDRLAMLLTDSDSIRDVLLFPLLRPEGQARSADDEGEQKG, encoded by the coding sequence ATGTCCGACCAGCCCCCCGCCCCCGAAGGTCGCCCAAACGGGCTGCACGAGCAGACGGTGAGCCGCCTGAACAACCTCGACGCGTGGCGTCAGGCGGGCTTCGAGGCGTTTCCGTACCGCTTCGACCAGACCCACCACGCCCGCGACGTGCTCGCTGCCCATCCAGACGTTGAGGCCGGGCAGGAGTGGCCGGGGGAGACCTACGCCCTCGCCGGGCGCGTGACCCTGCTGCGTCACATGGGCAAGGCTGCCTTCGCCGACCTGAGCGACGAGGACGGGCAGATTCAACTGCACTTCTCCAAACAGGACACCGAGGGCTTCGACGCCACCAAGAAGATCGACCTCGGCGACATCATCGGCGTTGTCGGCTTTCCCTTCGTCACCCGGACGGGGCAGCTCACCCTGCGGGTCAAGTCCTGGCAACCCCTCGTCAAGAGCCTGCACCCGCTGCCCAGCAAATTCCACGGGTTGCAGGACGAGGAGTTGCGCGCCCGCCGCCGTTACCTCGATCTGATGGTCAGCCCGGAGCGGCGGGGGGCGTACCGGGTCCGCGCGCAGGCCATCCGCCACATCCGCCGCTTCCTCGACGAGCGCGGCTTCATGGAGGTGGAGGGGCCGACGCTTCAGGTGGTGCCGGGCGGGACGGAGGCGCGGCCCTTCAAGACCTTCCACAACGCGCTCGGGCACGAGTTCTCCCTCCGCATCAGCCTGGAGCTGTACCTCAAGCGCCTCCTCGTCGGCGGCTTCGAGCGCGTGTACGAGATCGGGCGCAACTACCGCAACGAGGGCATCGACCGCACCCACAACCCCGAGTTCACGATGCTGGAGGCGTACTTCGCCTACGGTGACTACACAGACATGATGCGGCTGGTGGAGGAGATGCTGCACGGTCTCGTCATGGAGGTGAAGGGCGAGCCGCGCCTCACGTATCAGGGGCAGGAGGTGGACTTCTCGCTCCCCTTCCGGCGGCTGGACTTCGTGACGGCGCTGCGGGGGGCCGCCGGGCTGGACTTCGATCCCACCGACCTCGCCCGGCTACGCGCCTGGACCGACGAGCGCCACCCCGAGTTGCGGAAGGTGCCCGACTACAAGCTGCTCGACAAGCTGTTCGGCGAGTACGTGGAGCATACGCTGATCCAGCCCACCTTCGTGACCGACGTGCCACTGGCGATCAGCCCGCTCGTGAAGGCGCACCGCTCCCGCCCCGGCCTCAGCGAGCGGGCCGACCTCTTCGTGGCGGGCTTCGAGCTGGCCCCGATCTACTCCGAACTCAACGACGCCCTCGACCAGCGCGCCCGCTTCGAGGCCCAGTCGGCGCGGCGCGAGGCCGGGGACGACGAGGCCCACGAGCAGGACGAGGACTTCCTCCTCGCGCTGGAGTACGGGATGCCCCCAGCCGCCGGGATGGGCATGGGTATGGACCGCCTCGCCATGCTCCTGACGGACAGCGACTCCATCCGTGACGTGCTCCTCTTCCCGCTCCTGCGTCCCGAGGGGCAGGCCCGGTCTGCTGACGACGAGGGTGAGCAGAAGGGCTGA
- a CDS encoding GreA/GreB family elongation factor, with amino-acid sequence MVQATRQVRLTREGYARLERTLEQEQRRLAEATRILQEQMDTSADTEDTGLEDAKREKMSIEARIEELEDTLARASIIEEHGGAGSIELGAIVTLTNEATKKDMRVQVVSAPEAAVLGGTLPRISEDSPVGKQLMGRKPDETFVVNLDNGKQVKYRVKNVEY; translated from the coding sequence GTGGTACAAGCGACAAGACAGGTCCGACTCACCCGCGAGGGCTACGCCCGACTGGAGCGCACCCTCGAACAGGAGCAGCGGCGGCTGGCCGAGGCGACCCGCATCCTGCAAGAACAGATGGACACGAGCGCCGACACCGAGGACACCGGCCTGGAGGACGCCAAGCGCGAGAAGATGAGCATCGAGGCGCGCATCGAGGAACTGGAGGACACCCTCGCCCGCGCCTCCATCATCGAGGAACACGGCGGCGCGGGCAGCATCGAACTTGGGGCCATCGTCACCCTGACGAACGAGGCGACCAAAAAGGACATGCGCGTGCAGGTCGTCAGCGCCCCGGAGGCGGCGGTCCTCGGCGGCACCCTTCCCCGCATCAGCGAGGACAGCCCGGTGGGCAAGCAGCTCATGGGACGCAAGCCCGACGAGACCTTTGTGGTCAATCTGGATAATGGCAAGCAGGTGAAGTACCGGGTCAAGAACGTGGAGTACTGA
- a CDS encoding carbohydrate ABC transporter permease: MKSLSRDRLWSIAVLLPSVVLLAVFVYGFIARTVYVSLTDWGNDPAQALALDPIIRWVGLANYGELFTGFLQGRFRQELVSTIFFTLFFILGCLGLGLGLALVLDRNPKGEGLWRTIFLFPMSLSFIVTGTIWRWMLQPQGGLNQFPTALGLPAGSFGWLSSTDAIWRFDWNALPLLTASVVGLVLIFLAVRAARAGDRTRAIVAGACAALLLGWALFVGPNVKLLPAPELHGFNLALIGIIVAAVWQMSGYTMALYLAGLRGIPEELREAAKVDGANDFGMYRHVIFPLLAPITLSAMIILGHISLKIFDLVYAMAGPDNTATSVPALNMYLTSFRQNQFALGAAIGTILLILVAFVIVPYLSSSFRSEEGHA, from the coding sequence TTGAAATCCCTGTCCCGTGACCGTCTGTGGTCCATCGCCGTCCTGCTCCCGAGCGTCGTGCTGCTCGCGGTCTTCGTGTACGGCTTCATCGCGCGCACGGTGTATGTCAGCCTCACCGACTGGGGCAACGACCCCGCGCAGGCGCTCGCCCTGGACCCCATCATCCGCTGGGTGGGCCTCGCCAACTATGGGGAGCTGTTCACCGGTTTCTTGCAGGGCCGCTTCCGGCAGGAACTCGTCAGCACCATCTTCTTCACCCTGTTCTTCATCCTGGGGTGCCTGGGGCTGGGGCTGGGCCTCGCGCTCGTGCTGGACCGCAACCCGAAGGGCGAGGGGCTGTGGCGCACGATCTTCCTCTTTCCCATGAGCCTGAGCTTCATCGTGACGGGCACGATCTGGCGCTGGATGCTTCAGCCGCAGGGGGGACTCAACCAGTTCCCGACCGCGCTCGGCCTGCCCGCCGGGTCCTTCGGGTGGCTGAGTAGCACGGACGCGATCTGGCGGTTCGACTGGAACGCGCTGCCGCTCCTCACGGCGTCGGTGGTCGGGCTGGTCCTGATCTTCCTCGCCGTGCGCGCCGCCCGCGCGGGCGACCGGACGCGGGCCATCGTCGCCGGGGCGTGCGCCGCGCTCCTGCTGGGCTGGGCGCTGTTCGTCGGGCCGAACGTCAAGCTCCTTCCCGCCCCCGAACTCCACGGCTTCAACCTCGCCCTGATCGGCATCATCGTCGCCGCCGTGTGGCAGATGAGCGGCTACACGATGGCGCTGTACCTCGCCGGACTGCGCGGCATCCCCGAGGAGCTGCGTGAGGCGGCGAAGGTGGACGGGGCGAACGACTTCGGGATGTACCGCCACGTCATCTTCCCGCTGCTCGCGCCCATCACCCTGTCGGCCATGATCATCCTGGGGCACATCAGTCTCAAGATTTTCGACCTCGTGTACGCGATGGCCGGGCCGGACAACACCGCCACCTCGGTGCCCGCCCTGAACATGTACCTCACGAGCTTCCGCCAGAACCAGTTCGCGCTCGGCGCGGCCATCGGCACGATCCTGCTCATTCTCGTGGCGTTCGTGATCGTCCCGTACCTGAGCAGTTCGTTCCGCAGTGAGGAGGGGCACGCATGA
- a CDS encoding ABC transporter substrate-binding protein — MKSLTKKALLIAAALTVTGTASAAGKLEIFSWWAGDEGPALDALVKLYKQRYPAVAVDNATVSGGAGTNAKAVLKTRMLGGTPPDSFQAHAGQELIGTWVVANRMEDLRSVFQSEGWTKVFPQDVITLLSSKGGIWSVPVNVHRSNVMWYNPAKLRQWGVTAPKTWNEFLTTCATLKRKGVAAPLVVGENWTQQHLWESVMIGSLGSQGWESLWSGRTKFTDPKVVSAFATFGRVMDCANKDASGLSWQQASDRIVDGTSAFNVMGDWAAGYFTTTKKLQPNTGFGWAASPSTTGTFVMLADSFGLPKGAKNRTEALNWLKLMGSKAGQDAFNPLKGSIAARTDSDLSKYNTYSKSAATDWKRNKIVGSMVHGAVAPESFMSAFGAIIDQFVASKNAQGAAAAAQQLATRAGIGQ; from the coding sequence ATGAAGAGTCTCACGAAAAAAGCCCTGCTGATCGCCGCCGCCCTCACCGTCACTGGCACTGCGTCTGCCGCCGGCAAACTCGAAATCTTCTCGTGGTGGGCGGGCGACGAGGGTCCGGCGCTCGATGCCCTCGTCAAGCTCTACAAGCAGCGGTATCCGGCGGTGGCCGTGGACAACGCAACCGTCTCGGGCGGCGCGGGCACGAACGCGAAGGCGGTCCTCAAGACGCGGATGCTCGGCGGCACGCCCCCCGACTCCTTCCAGGCGCACGCCGGGCAGGAACTGATCGGCACCTGGGTCGTGGCGAACCGCATGGAGGACCTGCGAAGCGTGTTCCAGTCCGAGGGGTGGACCAAGGTCTTCCCGCAGGACGTGATCACGCTGCTGTCCAGCAAGGGCGGCATCTGGAGCGTGCCCGTCAACGTCCACCGCTCCAACGTGATGTGGTACAACCCCGCCAAGCTGCGGCAGTGGGGCGTCACCGCGCCGAAGACGTGGAACGAGTTCCTGACGACCTGCGCGACCCTCAAGCGCAAGGGCGTGGCCGCGCCCCTGGTCGTCGGCGAGAACTGGACCCAGCAGCACCTGTGGGAGAGCGTGATGATCGGCTCGCTGGGGTCGCAGGGCTGGGAGAGCCTGTGGAGCGGGCGCACCAAGTTCACGGACCCCAAAGTCGTCTCCGCCTTCGCCACCTTCGGGCGCGTGATGGACTGCGCCAACAAGGACGCCTCCGGCCTGAGCTGGCAGCAGGCCTCCGACCGCATCGTGGACGGCACGAGCGCCTTCAACGTCATGGGTGACTGGGCCGCCGGGTACTTCACGACGACCAAGAAGCTTCAGCCCAACACCGGCTTCGGCTGGGCGGCTAGCCCCAGCACCACGGGCACTTTCGTGATGCTCGCCGACTCCTTCGGGCTGCCGAAGGGCGCGAAGAACCGCACCGAGGCCCTGAACTGGCTCAAGCTGATGGGCAGCAAGGCCGGGCAGGACGCCTTCAACCCGCTGAAGGGCAGCATCGCCGCCCGCACGGACAGCGATCTGAGCAAGTACAACACCTACAGCAAGAGCGCCGCGACCGACTGGAAGCGCAACAAGATCGTCGGCAGCATGGTCCACGGGGCCGTCGCCCCCGAGAGCTTCATGAGCGCGTTCGGCGCGATCATCGACCAGTTCGTCGCCAGCAAGAACGCGCAGGGCGCGGCGGCGGCGGCTCAGCAGCTTGCCACGCGGGCGGGCATCGGGCAGTAA
- a CDS encoding NADPH-dependent FMN reductase, translating into MKFTVLSTSLDPQSRSRWMAELTAAQLRAAGHKVTLLDLRETPLPPFDNDTCYAHPHAGLYHSAIREADGVFLAVPVYNWGLGSEAKSLVELTGSTDPERGLHGAWFDRVVTFLVSGGLAHGYLSHGAFAFGLMTDFRCVVNPHFVYATSAEWAADEVPGEWLTGRLAQVVERGVDLAQRLRDRPYRSIWEV; encoded by the coding sequence GTGAAGTTCACCGTCCTGTCGACAAGCCTCGACCCCCAGAGCCGCAGCCGTTGGATGGCGGAGTTGACGGCGGCGCAATTGCGGGCGGCGGGACATAAGGTGACGCTCCTCGACCTCCGGGAGACGCCCCTGCCCCCCTTCGACAACGACACCTGCTACGCCCACCCGCACGCGGGGCTGTACCACTCGGCCATCCGGGAGGCGGACGGGGTGTTCCTCGCCGTGCCCGTGTACAACTGGGGTCTGGGGTCGGAGGCCAAGAGCCTCGTCGAGCTGACGGGCAGCACCGACCCCGAGCGCGGACTGCACGGCGCATGGTTCGACCGGGTGGTGACGTTCCTCGTGTCGGGCGGGCTGGCCCACGGCTACCTCAGCCACGGGGCCTTCGCCTTCGGGCTGATGACCGACTTCCGCTGCGTGGTCAACCCGCATTTCGTGTACGCGACCTCTGCCGAGTGGGCGGCGGACGAGGTGCCAGGCGAGTGGCTGACGGGACGACTGGCGCAGGTGGTGGAGCGCGGCGTGGACCTCGCCCAGCGGTTGAGGGACCGCCCCTACCGCTCGATCTGGGAGGTCTGA
- a CDS encoding sensor histidine kinase, whose protein sequence is MPSADAQVVHSQVVFVVSHDASHAARLAPMLGRVEVVPIPDAETLLREAHVRPPAVALLYTNLPGVPLSEVLPLLRQRAELAGTHWLAVGTHGLGALLAAGADALISDTTAPDALALQVRTLLARAARHRELEGRVGALQRRLETWEHEERVRDQLVHMLVHDLKNPIAAVMGLLEVAEGDDRVPDDTRELVKIARDETQHLLHLAVNMLDVRKIQAGKMHLRPELMFSPMFEEVIEQARGDVGTGLRDRVVRVEVAPNLSPARADPEILRRVLANLLSNAMKHTATGGHIEIKVRQDGDDTLIIVRDDGEGIPADDIPNLFAAFEQSRLTLHGRFDTGMGLAFCKLAVEEHGGQIWVESVRGQGSTFTFTLPPAQDAEDDDFVELLS, encoded by the coding sequence ATGCCGAGCGCCGATGCCCAGGTGGTCCATTCTCAGGTGGTTTTCGTCGTCTCCCACGACGCCTCGCATGCCGCCCGGCTCGCGCCCATGCTGGGGCGGGTGGAGGTCGTGCCCATTCCCGACGCGGAGACGCTGCTGCGCGAGGCCCACGTGAGGCCGCCCGCCGTGGCGCTGTTGTACACCAACCTGCCCGGCGTGCCGCTCTCCGAGGTGCTGCCCCTGCTGCGCCAGCGCGCGGAACTGGCGGGCACCCACTGGCTCGCGGTGGGAACGCACGGCCTGGGTGCCCTCCTCGCGGCGGGGGCCGACGCCCTGATCAGCGACACGACCGCCCCCGACGCGCTCGCCCTCCAGGTGCGGACCCTGCTCGCCCGCGCCGCCCGGCACCGTGAGCTGGAGGGCCGCGTCGGGGCGTTGCAACGCCGCCTGGAAACGTGGGAACACGAGGAGCGGGTGCGCGACCAGCTCGTGCATATGCTCGTCCACGACCTGAAAAACCCCATCGCCGCCGTCATGGGGCTGCTGGAGGTGGCGGAGGGCGACGACCGGGTGCCCGACGACACGCGCGAACTCGTCAAGATCGCCCGCGACGAGACCCAGCACCTGCTCCACCTCGCGGTGAACATGCTCGACGTTCGCAAGATTCAGGCGGGCAAGATGCACCTGCGGCCCGAACTGATGTTCAGCCCGATGTTCGAGGAGGTGATCGAGCAGGCGCGCGGCGACGTGGGCACCGGCCTGCGCGACCGCGTGGTGCGGGTGGAGGTCGCCCCCAACCTCAGCCCCGCCCGCGCCGACCCCGAGATTCTGCGCCGGGTGCTGGCGAACCTCCTGAGCAACGCCATGAAGCACACGGCCACGGGCGGCCACATCGAAATCAAGGTGCGTCAGGACGGCGACGACACGCTGATTATCGTCCGCGACGACGGCGAGGGCATCCCCGCCGACGACATCCCCAACCTCTTCGCCGCCTTCGAGCAGTCGCGCCTGACTCTGCACGGGCGCTTCGACACGGGCATGGGACTGGCCTTCTGCAAGCTCGCCGTCGAGGAACACGGCGGCCAAATCTGGGTGGAGTCCGTGCGCGGCCAGGGTTCGACCTTCACCTTCACCCTGCCGCCCGCGCAGGACGCGGAGGACGACGACTTCGTGGAGCTGCTGAGTTAG
- a CDS encoding RluA family pseudouridine synthase, translating into MTAPVSRTPLLPPTEKPRVVVEHPDFYVVHKPALWLTHPVRARVDVSDVLTFMRSETGEPDLAPPHRLDRETSGTQLLSRDTDAARRFFTLFKTHVVGKTYLAIVHGEPEWERHTLDAPLGDLGLGGANKIAIRQAVVPNGRPAVTDFRVVERRAGFTLIETYPRSGRLHQIRAHLSHLGLPLVGDKIYGRDPQAFLDFMEHGQTPDLTARLLLPRQALHAARIAFPWAGTQFAAEVPLSPDLRAFWEGLA; encoded by the coding sequence ATGACGGCTCCCGTCTCACGGACACCCCTCCTGCCACCCACGGAGAAACCGCGCGTCGTCGTGGAGCATCCCGACTTCTACGTGGTCCACAAGCCCGCGCTGTGGCTCACCCATCCGGTGCGGGCGCGGGTGGATGTGTCCGACGTGCTGACCTTCATGCGGTCGGAGACGGGGGAACCCGACCTCGCCCCGCCGCACCGCCTCGACCGAGAGACGAGCGGAACTCAACTTCTGAGCCGCGACACCGATGCCGCGCGGCGCTTTTTCACCCTGTTCAAGACGCACGTCGTCGGCAAGACGTACCTCGCCATCGTCCACGGAGAGCCGGAGTGGGAGCGGCACACGCTGGACGCCCCGCTCGGAGACTTGGGATTGGGTGGGGCGAACAAAATTGCCATCCGTCAGGCGGTCGTACCGAACGGGCGGCCCGCCGTCACCGACTTCAGGGTGGTGGAACGGCGTGCGGGCTTCACGTTGATCGAGACGTACCCGCGTTCCGGGCGGCTGCATCAAATCCGCGCCCACCTCTCACACCTGGGCCTGCCGCTGGTCGGCGACAAGATTTACGGGCGCGACCCGCAGGCGTTCCTCGACTTCATGGAGCACGGGCAGACGCCGGACCTCACCGCGCGGCTGCTGCTGCCCCGGCAGGCTCTCCACGCCGCGCGAATCGCCTTTCCCTGGGCGGGCACCCAGTTCGCGGCGGAGGTGCCGCTGTCGCCGGATTTGCGGGCGTTCTGGGAGGGGCTGGCGTAA
- a CDS encoding NADH-quinone oxidoreductase subunit A, whose translation MTGRGWGGRELPIEYANFVIMLLIAIGIGVLAVVVSALLGPKKASRTKLMAYESGNDPEGGGVGTGQRFPVHFYLVAMLFIVFDIETAFFYPLAVAYQKLVPFAFWEAITFVGLLLVGYYYILKKGVLEWA comes from the coding sequence GTGACGGGAAGAGGTTGGGGCGGAAGGGAGCTTCCCATCGAGTACGCGAATTTCGTGATCATGCTGCTGATCGCCATTGGCATCGGGGTGCTGGCGGTGGTGGTGAGCGCCCTGCTGGGGCCGAAAAAGGCCAGCCGCACCAAGCTGATGGCCTACGAGAGCGGCAATGACCCGGAGGGCGGCGGCGTGGGCACGGGCCAGCGCTTCCCCGTCCACTTCTACCTCGTCGCCATGCTGTTCATCGTCTTCGATATCGAGACGGCGTTCTTCTACCCGCTGGCCGTCGCCTATCAGAAGCTCGTGCCCTTCGCCTTCTGGGAGGCCATCACGTTCGTGGGCCTACTGCTCGTGGGCTACTACTACATCCTCAAGAAGGGCGTGTTGGAGTGGGCGTGA
- a CDS encoding carbohydrate ABC transporter permease, with the protein MTTTAPTTSATPTPTSRKFGLGRAGLYALLVIAALFFLLPIYLLIATAFKSPDAINLATTWQWPRALNWASFTDAWAKIGGNMLNSLFLAVVATILAALLGSLNGYALAKWKFRGANTLFALMLFGMFIPYQAVLIPLFQFIKSLGLYGSIWGLILAHVVYGLPITTLIFRNYYAEVPDALVEAATIDGAGFWSIYRQVIFPLSVPGFVVVIIWEFTQVWNEFLFAATLTNTSSQPVTYALSQLAGGQAVSWNLPMAGAILAALPTLLVYILLGRYFVRGLLAGSVKG; encoded by the coding sequence ATGACCACCACCGCTCCCACCACCTCCGCGACGCCCACCCCCACCTCCCGCAAGTTCGGGCTGGGCCGCGCCGGGCTGTACGCCCTGCTCGTCATCGCCGCGCTCTTCTTCCTGCTGCCGATCTATCTCCTGATCGCCACGGCCTTCAAGTCGCCGGACGCGATCAATCTGGCGACGACGTGGCAGTGGCCCCGCGCGCTGAACTGGGCGAGCTTCACCGACGCCTGGGCCAAGATCGGCGGGAACATGCTCAACAGCCTGTTTCTCGCGGTGGTCGCCACTATTCTCGCGGCGCTGCTGGGGTCCCTGAACGGTTACGCGCTCGCCAAATGGAAGTTCCGGGGGGCCAATACCCTCTTCGCCCTGATGCTCTTCGGGATGTTCATCCCGTATCAGGCGGTCCTCATCCCCCTCTTCCAGTTCATCAAGAGCCTGGGGCTGTACGGCTCGATCTGGGGGCTGATCCTCGCGCACGTCGTGTACGGCCTGCCGATCACCACCCTGATCTTCCGCAACTACTACGCCGAGGTGCCCGACGCGCTCGTGGAGGCGGCGACCATCGACGGGGCGGGCTTCTGGAGCATCTACCGTCAGGTGATCTTCCCGCTGAGTGTGCCCGGCTTCGTCGTCGTGATCATCTGGGAGTTCACCCAGGTCTGGAACGAGTTCCTGTTCGCGGCGACCCTGACGAATACGAGTTCGCAGCCCGTCACCTATGCCCTGTCGCAGCTCGCGGGCGGGCAGGCGGTGAGCTGGAACCTGCCGATGGCGGGCGCGATTCTGGCCGCGCTGCCCACGCTGCTCGTGTACATCCTGCTGGGGCGCTATTTCGTGCGCGGGCTGCTGGCGGGGAGCGTGAAGGGCTAA
- a CDS encoding endonuclease MutS2 — protein sequence MPFDARALSALDFPRIRDALAERSSTPLGIERARAVMPSTDAGRVARELDEVEDALFGVSLSLGGIGDIRDIHARAVDGRVLSGQDLLNAAYALDGAMSVRRAINANSRGPLREVALGLGDHGELVRRVLSALDRDGAVRDEASPRLRDLRRRIEPLRGRIRERLAATLEKWSDVLQENIVTIRRDRYVLPVQASRVGQVQGIIVDASATGQTYFVEPATVTPLNNELARLILDEEAEVRRILTELSGLLASDADVPVTLATIGELDLIASKARLARDWHLNRPEHVKGGTYELRDARHPLIENPVPNDIELGETKMLLITGPNMGGKTATLKTLGLAVLMHQCGMYVAASKARLPVVRDVLVDIGDEQSIEASLSTFASHLKHLRFVLRHAAPDTLVLIDELGSGTDPGEGAALAQAIIETLLGQDARGIITSHLSPLKLFALETPGLKNASMGFDLEALAPTYTLQVGQPGRSYALAIARRMGLPENVLGRAEGLLGPDAGLMERMLEGLERERADLAGELETAATARRETEAELARVRQERETLERRRGEMLAEAAQKAESLYAEAIERVRTLRARAQEDGARPRVMQELRELRSAAQKARPAPPPAREERGDPIRVGSRVDVPAYGASGQVLELRGDDLVVQLGVMKIGVKRRDVRLQPEAKPQVVRSSFGGTAPSRFDKELQLRGLGVEEAVEELRTAITEAQALKETPLRVVHGKGQGVLRRLLRDYLKTDKRVESFHDAEANQGGHGVTIVNVRV from the coding sequence GTGCCGTTCGACGCCCGTGCCCTGTCCGCCCTCGACTTTCCTCGCATCCGCGACGCCCTCGCCGAGCGCAGTTCCACACCGCTGGGGATAGAGCGGGCGCGCGCCGTGATGCCCTCGACCGATGCCGGGCGCGTGGCCCGCGAACTCGACGAGGTGGAGGACGCCCTCTTCGGCGTCAGCCTCAGCCTGGGCGGCATCGGGGACATCCGCGACATCCACGCGCGGGCGGTGGACGGGCGCGTGCTATCGGGGCAGGACCTCCTCAACGCCGCCTATGCCCTCGACGGAGCGATGTCGGTGCGGCGGGCGATCAATGCCAATTCACGCGGCCCGTTGCGGGAGGTGGCGCTCGGCCTCGGCGACCACGGCGAACTCGTGCGGCGCGTGCTGTCGGCCCTCGACCGGGACGGTGCGGTGCGTGACGAGGCCAGCCCCCGCCTGCGCGACCTGCGGCGGCGCATCGAACCCCTGCGCGGGCGCATCCGCGAGCGGCTGGCGGCCACGCTGGAGAAGTGGTCGGACGTGCTTCAGGAGAACATCGTCACCATCCGCCGGGACCGCTACGTGCTGCCCGTGCAGGCGAGCCGGGTCGGGCAGGTGCAGGGGATCATCGTGGACGCCTCGGCCACCGGGCAGACGTACTTCGTGGAACCCGCCACCGTCACGCCCCTGAACAACGAACTCGCCCGCCTCATCCTCGACGAGGAGGCCGAGGTCCGCCGCATCCTCACCGAGCTGTCGGGCCTGCTCGCCTCCGACGCGGACGTGCCCGTGACCCTCGCCACCATCGGCGAACTCGATCTCATCGCCTCGAAGGCCCGGCTGGCGCGTGACTGGCACCTCAACCGCCCCGAACACGTCAAGGGCGGCACCTATGAGCTGCGCGACGCCCGCCATCCCCTGATCGAGAATCCGGTTCCCAACGACATCGAGCTGGGCGAGACGAAGATGCTCCTGATCACCGGGCCGAACATGGGTGGCAAGACGGCGACCCTCAAGACGCTCGGCCTCGCCGTGCTGATGCACCAGTGCGGGATGTACGTGGCAGCGTCCAAAGCTCGCCTCCCCGTCGTGCGCGACGTGCTCGTGGACATCGGCGACGAGCAGAGCATCGAGGCGAGCCTGTCCACCTTCGCCTCGCACCTCAAGCACCTGCGCTTCGTGCTGCGGCACGCCGCACCCGATACCCTCGTCCTCATCGACGAGCTGGGCAGCGGTACCGACCCCGGTGAGGGGGCCGCGCTCGCCCAGGCCATCATCGAGACGCTGCTGGGGCAGGACGCGCGGGGCATCATCACCTCGCACCTCTCGCCCCTCAAGCTCTTCGCGCTGGAAACGCCGGGTCTGAAGAACGCCAGCATGGGCTTCGACCTGGAGGCCCTGGCCCCCACCTATACCTTGCAGGTCGGGCAGCCGGGCCGCTCCTACGCGCTCGCCATCGCCCGGCGCATGGGGTTGCCGGAGAACGTGCTGGGGCGGGCCGAGGGGTTGCTCGGTCCCGACGCGGGCCTGATGGAGCGGATGCTGGAGGGGCTGGAGCGCGAGCGGGCCGACCTCGCCGGGGAGCTGGAGACCGCTGCCACCGCCCGACGCGAGACGGAGGCCGAACTCGCCCGCGTGAGGCAGGAGCGCGAGACGCTGGAACGCCGCCGGGGCGAGATGCTGGCGGAGGCCGCCCAGAAGGCCGAGAGCCTGTACGCCGAGGCCATCGAGCGGGTCCGCACCCTGCGCGCCCGCGCCCAGGAGGACGGTGCCCGCCCACGCGTGATGCAGGAACTCCGCGAACTGCGCTCCGCCGCCCAGAAGGCCCGCCCCGCCCCGCCCCCCGCCCGTGAGGAGCGCGGCGACCCCATCCGCGTCGGCAGCCGGGTGGACGTGCCCGCCTACGGGGCGAGCGGGCAGGTGCTCGAACTGCGCGGCGACGACCTCGTGGTGCAGCTCGGCGTGATGAAGATCGGCGTCAAGCGGCGCGACGTGCGGCTTCAGCCCGAGGCCAAACCCCAGGTCGTCCGCTCCTCCTTCGGGGGCACCGCGCCCTCCCGCTTCGACAAGGAATTGCAACTGCGCGGCCTCGGCGTGGAGGAAGCCGTCGAGGAACTTCGCACCGCCATCACCGAGGCGCAGGCCCTCAAGGAAACGCCCCTGCGCGTCGTCCACGGCAAGGGCCAGGGTGTGCTGCGGAGGTTGCTGCGTGACTACCTCAAGACCGACAAACGGGTGGAGAGCTTCCACGACGCCGAGGCCAATCAGGGCGGGCACGGCGTCACCATCGTGAACGTCCGCGTTTAG